From the Castor canadensis chromosome 9, mCasCan1.hap1v2, whole genome shotgun sequence genome, one window contains:
- the LOC141410876 gene encoding cGMP-specific 3',5'-cyclic phosphodiesterase-like isoform X1 — protein sequence MDPAGPSVRRPWQQQDPDSVEAWLDDHWDFTFSYFVRKATREMVNAWFAERVHSIPVCKEGVRSHTESCPCPLPQSPRAESSAPGTPTRKISASEFDRPLRPIVVKDSEGTVNFLLDSEKKEQMPLTPTRFDSNEGDQCSRLLELVKDISSHLDVTALCHKIFLHIHGLISADRYSLFLVCEDSSNDKFLISRLFDVAEGSTLEEASNNCIRLEWNKGIVGHVAALGEPLNIKDAYEIFLKSTGQLFCMVAAKTNGSEAAALPNTHPLAPLP from the exons ATGGACCCGGCCGGCCCCAGCGTCAGGCGGCCGTGGCAGCAGCAGGACCCGGACTCGGTGGAAGCCTGGTTGGATGATCACTGGGACTTCACCTTCTCTTACTTTGTTAGGAAAGCCACCAG AGAAATGGTCAATGCATGGTTTGCTGAGAGAGTTCACTCCATCCCTGTGTGCAAGGAAGGCGTTCGAAGCCACACCGAGTCTTGTCCTTGCCCTTTGCCCCAGAGTCCTCGTGCAGAGAGCAGTGCCCCTGGCACACCAACCAGGAAAATTTCTGCCTCAGAGTTTGACCGGCCCCTCAGACCCATTGTGGTCAAGGATTCTGAGGGAACTGTGAACTTCCTTTTGGACTCAGAAAAGAAGGAGCAGATGCCTCTAACCCCCACAAGGTTTGATAGTAATGAAGGGGACCAGTGCTCAAGACTCTTGGAATTAGTGAAAGACATTTCTAGTCATTTGGATGTCACAGCCTTGTGTCACAAAATTTTCTTGCATATCCACGGACTTATCTCTGCTGACCGCTATTCCCTGTTCCTTGTCTGTGAGGACAGCTCTAATGACAAGTTTCTGATCAGCCGCCTCTTTGATGTTGCTGAAGGTTCAACACTAGAAGAAGCTTCCAACAACTGTATACGCCTAGAGTGGAACAAAGGCATTGTGGGGCATGTGGCAGCACTGGGTGAGCCCCTGAACATCAAAGATGCGTATGAG ATATTTTTGAAGAGTACAGGCCAGTTATTTTGTATGGTGGCAGCAAAGACCAACGGCAGCGAGGCAGCCGCTCTCCCAAACACGCATCCCCTTGCTCCACTGCCCTGA
- the LOC141410876 gene encoding cGMP-specific 3',5'-cyclic phosphodiesterase-like isoform X2 — protein sequence MDPAGPSVRRPWQQQDPDSVEAWLDDHWDFTFSYFVRKATREMVNAWFAERVHSIPVCKEGVRSHTESCPCPLPQSPRAESSAPGTPTRKISASEFDRPLRPIVVKDSEGTVNFLLDSEKKEQMPLTPTRFDSNEGDQCSRLLELVKDISSHLDVTALCHKIFLHIHGLISADRYSLFLVCEDSSNDKFLISRLFDVAEGSTLEEASNNCIRLEWNKGIVGHVAALGEPLNIKDAYEVFMERSPDPFECCSDVAL from the exons ATGGACCCGGCCGGCCCCAGCGTCAGGCGGCCGTGGCAGCAGCAGGACCCGGACTCGGTGGAAGCCTGGTTGGATGATCACTGGGACTTCACCTTCTCTTACTTTGTTAGGAAAGCCACCAG AGAAATGGTCAATGCATGGTTTGCTGAGAGAGTTCACTCCATCCCTGTGTGCAAGGAAGGCGTTCGAAGCCACACCGAGTCTTGTCCTTGCCCTTTGCCCCAGAGTCCTCGTGCAGAGAGCAGTGCCCCTGGCACACCAACCAGGAAAATTTCTGCCTCAGAGTTTGACCGGCCCCTCAGACCCATTGTGGTCAAGGATTCTGAGGGAACTGTGAACTTCCTTTTGGACTCAGAAAAGAAGGAGCAGATGCCTCTAACCCCCACAAGGTTTGATAGTAATGAAGGGGACCAGTGCTCAAGACTCTTGGAATTAGTGAAAGACATTTCTAGTCATTTGGATGTCACAGCCTTGTGTCACAAAATTTTCTTGCATATCCACGGACTTATCTCTGCTGACCGCTATTCCCTGTTCCTTGTCTGTGAGGACAGCTCTAATGACAAGTTTCTGATCAGCCGCCTCTTTGATGTTGCTGAAGGTTCAACACTAGAAGAAGCTTCCAACAACTGTATACGCCTAGAGTGGAACAAAGGCATTGTGGGGCATGTGGCAGCACTGGGTGAGCCCCTGAACATCAAAGATGCGTATGAG GTCTTCATGGAGCGATCTCCTGACCCCTTTGAGTGCTGTAGTGATGTTGCACTGTAG
- the LOC141410876 gene encoding cGMP-specific 3',5'-cyclic phosphodiesterase-like isoform X4, translating into MLPFGKKTREMVNAWFAERVHSIPVCKEGVRSHTESCPCPLPQSPRAESSAPGTPTRKISASEFDRPLRPIVVKDSEGTVNFLLDSEKKEQMPLTPTRFDSNEGDQCSRLLELVKDISSHLDVTALCHKIFLHIHGLISADRYSLFLVCEDSSNDKFLISRLFDVAEGSTLEEASNNCIRLEWNKGIVGHVAALGEPLNIKDAYEIFLKSTGQLFCMVAAKTNGSEAAALPNTHPLAPLP; encoded by the exons ATGTTGCCCTTTGGAAAGAAAACGAG AGAAATGGTCAATGCATGGTTTGCTGAGAGAGTTCACTCCATCCCTGTGTGCAAGGAAGGCGTTCGAAGCCACACCGAGTCTTGTCCTTGCCCTTTGCCCCAGAGTCCTCGTGCAGAGAGCAGTGCCCCTGGCACACCAACCAGGAAAATTTCTGCCTCAGAGTTTGACCGGCCCCTCAGACCCATTGTGGTCAAGGATTCTGAGGGAACTGTGAACTTCCTTTTGGACTCAGAAAAGAAGGAGCAGATGCCTCTAACCCCCACAAGGTTTGATAGTAATGAAGGGGACCAGTGCTCAAGACTCTTGGAATTAGTGAAAGACATTTCTAGTCATTTGGATGTCACAGCCTTGTGTCACAAAATTTTCTTGCATATCCACGGACTTATCTCTGCTGACCGCTATTCCCTGTTCCTTGTCTGTGAGGACAGCTCTAATGACAAGTTTCTGATCAGCCGCCTCTTTGATGTTGCTGAAGGTTCAACACTAGAAGAAGCTTCCAACAACTGTATACGCCTAGAGTGGAACAAAGGCATTGTGGGGCATGTGGCAGCACTGGGTGAGCCCCTGAACATCAAAGATGCGTATGAG ATATTTTTGAAGAGTACAGGCCAGTTATTTTGTATGGTGGCAGCAAAGACCAACGGCAGCGAGGCAGCCGCTCTCCCAAACACGCATCCCCTTGCTCCACTGCCCTGA
- the LOC141410876 gene encoding cGMP-specific 3',5'-cyclic phosphodiesterase-like isoform X3 produces MKTFLRFSKLLLEMVNAWFAERVHSIPVCKEGVRSHTESCPCPLPQSPRAESSAPGTPTRKISASEFDRPLRPIVVKDSEGTVNFLLDSEKKEQMPLTPTRFDSNEGDQCSRLLELVKDISSHLDVTALCHKIFLHIHGLISADRYSLFLVCEDSSNDKFLISRLFDVAEGSTLEEASNNCIRLEWNKGIVGHVAALGEPLNIKDAYEIFLKSTGQLFCMVAAKTNGSEAAALPNTHPLAPLP; encoded by the exons ATGAAGACATTTCTGCGTTTCTCAAAACTCCTTTT AGAAATGGTCAATGCATGGTTTGCTGAGAGAGTTCACTCCATCCCTGTGTGCAAGGAAGGCGTTCGAAGCCACACCGAGTCTTGTCCTTGCCCTTTGCCCCAGAGTCCTCGTGCAGAGAGCAGTGCCCCTGGCACACCAACCAGGAAAATTTCTGCCTCAGAGTTTGACCGGCCCCTCAGACCCATTGTGGTCAAGGATTCTGAGGGAACTGTGAACTTCCTTTTGGACTCAGAAAAGAAGGAGCAGATGCCTCTAACCCCCACAAGGTTTGATAGTAATGAAGGGGACCAGTGCTCAAGACTCTTGGAATTAGTGAAAGACATTTCTAGTCATTTGGATGTCACAGCCTTGTGTCACAAAATTTTCTTGCATATCCACGGACTTATCTCTGCTGACCGCTATTCCCTGTTCCTTGTCTGTGAGGACAGCTCTAATGACAAGTTTCTGATCAGCCGCCTCTTTGATGTTGCTGAAGGTTCAACACTAGAAGAAGCTTCCAACAACTGTATACGCCTAGAGTGGAACAAAGGCATTGTGGGGCATGTGGCAGCACTGGGTGAGCCCCTGAACATCAAAGATGCGTATGAG ATATTTTTGAAGAGTACAGGCCAGTTATTTTGTATGGTGGCAGCAAAGACCAACGGCAGCGAGGCAGCCGCTCTCCCAAACACGCATCCCCTTGCTCCACTGCCCTGA
- the LOC141410876 gene encoding cGMP-specific 3',5'-cyclic phosphodiesterase-like isoform X5 yields the protein MVNAWFAERVHSIPVCKEGVRSHTESCPCPLPQSPRAESSAPGTPTRKISASEFDRPLRPIVVKDSEGTVNFLLDSEKKEQMPLTPTRFDSNEGDQCSRLLELVKDISSHLDVTALCHKIFLHIHGLISADRYSLFLVCEDSSNDKFLISRLFDVAEGSTLEEASNNCIRLEWNKGIVGHVAALGEPLNIKDAYEIFLKSTGQLFCMVAAKTNGSEAAALPNTHPLAPLP from the exons ATGGTCAATGCATGGTTTGCTGAGAGAGTTCACTCCATCCCTGTGTGCAAGGAAGGCGTTCGAAGCCACACCGAGTCTTGTCCTTGCCCTTTGCCCCAGAGTCCTCGTGCAGAGAGCAGTGCCCCTGGCACACCAACCAGGAAAATTTCTGCCTCAGAGTTTGACCGGCCCCTCAGACCCATTGTGGTCAAGGATTCTGAGGGAACTGTGAACTTCCTTTTGGACTCAGAAAAGAAGGAGCAGATGCCTCTAACCCCCACAAGGTTTGATAGTAATGAAGGGGACCAGTGCTCAAGACTCTTGGAATTAGTGAAAGACATTTCTAGTCATTTGGATGTCACAGCCTTGTGTCACAAAATTTTCTTGCATATCCACGGACTTATCTCTGCTGACCGCTATTCCCTGTTCCTTGTCTGTGAGGACAGCTCTAATGACAAGTTTCTGATCAGCCGCCTCTTTGATGTTGCTGAAGGTTCAACACTAGAAGAAGCTTCCAACAACTGTATACGCCTAGAGTGGAACAAAGGCATTGTGGGGCATGTGGCAGCACTGGGTGAGCCCCTGAACATCAAAGATGCGTATGAG ATATTTTTGAAGAGTACAGGCCAGTTATTTTGTATGGTGGCAGCAAAGACCAACGGCAGCGAGGCAGCCGCTCTCCCAAACACGCATCCCCTTGCTCCACTGCCCTGA
- the LOC141410877 gene encoding uncharacterized protein, translating into MGGLPRHIQGACGCPAIPVAHRSLTPPARHSSRALGLAMVPHSTVLACVQPRTARGAAQRSRGCLKGAAAADVLLCQQLQQQWWQKLACSTAPGVEPDEFEMESQMKTEATSKDILGGSCTVRNRLPIAEVPKSSRAPSCMHSSAVSMFHVCEKTGALCVPEPAVLTFTWCAQTAAIPPPSRSHSFFLPKTSTCTALQHGTFSRSIPQQTFRVVSLAWVQ; encoded by the exons ATGGGAGGATTGCCCCGCCACATTCAGGGCGCGTGTGGTTGTCCGGCCATCCCAGTAGCCCATCGTTCCCTGACGCCTCCTGCCCGCCACTCTAGCCGGGCTCTTGGCCTGGCAATGGTCCCACACAGCACTGTCTTGGCCTGCGTTCAGCCAAGGACAGCTCGGGGCGCCGCGCAGCGCAGCCGAGGCTGCTTGAAGGGGGCGGCAGCGGCTGACGTGCTTCTGTGCCAGCAGCTCCAGCAGCAGTGGTGGCAAAAACTTGCTTGCAGTACTGCACCGGGGGTCGAGCCTGATGAGTTTGAGATGGAGTCGCAGATGAAGACGGAGGCGACCTCTAAAGACATCCTTG GGGGCAGTTGTACTGTCAGAAACCGGCTCCCCATAGCAGAAGTTCCCAAGTCATCACGTGCGCCTTCATGCATGCATTCAAGTGCCGTATCGATGTTCCACGTCTGCGAGAAAACCGGTGCCCTTTGTGTTCCTGAGCCTGCCGTCCTCACGTTCACATGGTGTGCCCAAACCGCAGCCATTCCCCCTCCAAGCAGGTCACATTCATTCTTCCTCCCGAAGACCTCAACCTGCACCGCATTACAGCATGGCACGTTTTCTCGCTCCATTCCTCAGCAGACCTTTAGGGTCGTTTCCCTAGCATGGGTTCAGTGA